The Daphnia magna isolate NIES unplaced genomic scaffold, ASM2063170v1.1 Dm_contigs130, whole genome shotgun sequence genome contains a region encoding:
- the LOC123466979 gene encoding uncharacterized protein LOC123466979 yields MSGGAGRARGRQRPRDEFGRFAPRVDQAIVGGIVETLNPSNLVRRNGSRVDDCVGVPGGLSGWEDRTRVITRESNLGQHKASISEEETVAWADGEDSSNSESSEGELEWDFEAFRRRSSVVSARLLRSRAARNPVVAGVVATLNPVGMAAQIKFQTPPTFTGRDGEDVVSWIHRYEKVGRYNRWGENELRDHIELSLEGAAGKWYACMEASGNLPAAWSDAQGPPVVAGVKSALLTQFTPVNYVQHNEVKLRGRKQGIEESTLEYYYDVLDLCRRVDPHMAEATKLARLWQGLRPSVLEKLWSLKPTNCNEFLQEVKRFQEMTDRGKQYEWAMGVMGREERPTHDPSQQDATVETRLEKIERMLGVMGREEKPTYDPSQQDATVETRLEKIERMLEELM; encoded by the coding sequence atgagtgggggtgCTGGTAGAGCCAGGGGAAGACAACGCCCTCGCGACGAGTTTGGGCGATTTGCGCCAAGGGTTGATCAAGCAATTGTAGGTGGTATCGTCGAAACCCTCAACCCGAGTAACCTTGTGCGAAGGAACGGGAGTCGAGTGGACGACTGTGTAGGTGTGCCAGGAGGATTATCCGGGTGGGAAGACCGTACACGGGTAATAACGAGAGAAAGTAATTTGGGGCAACATAAAGCTAGTATTAGCGAGGAAGAAACTGTAGCGTGGGCTGACGGCGAGGACAGCTCCAATTCGGAAAGCAGTGAAGGTGAGTTAGAGTGGGATTTTGAGGCTTTTCGGCGCAGATCCTCGGTGGTAAGCGCTCGATTGCTACGCAGCAGGGCCGCCAGAAATCCTGTTGTAGCTGGGGTAGTCGCAACCCTTAATCCCGTAGGGATGGCGGCCCAGATTAAATTCCAGACTCCCCCCACATTCACCGGGCGGGATGGGGAAGACGTAGTAAGTTGGATCCATCGCTACGAAAAGGTGGGGAGATACAACCGGTGGGGTGAAAACGAGCTCAGGGACCACATCGAGCTGTCGTTAGAAGGGGCTGCGGGTAAATGGTATGCATGCATGGAGGCATCAGGCAACCTTCCCGCTGCGTGGTCAGACGCACAGGGGCCCCCGGTGGTGGCAGGAGTAAAATCAGCGCTGTTAACACAGTTTACGCCCGTAAACTATGTGCAACATAACGAGGTTAAACTGCGCGGGAGGAAGCAGGGAATTGAAGAATCGACCCTAGAATACTACTACGATGTGCTCGATCTATGCCGTAGGGTAGATCCGCATATGGCTGAGGCCACGAAGCTAGCACGTCTCTGGCAGGGTTTGCGTCCTAGTGTCCTAGAAAAACTATGGAGTTTAAAGCCCACCAACTGCAATGAGTTTCTCCAAGAAGTAAAACGCTTCCAGGAAATGACCGATCGAGGGAAGCAATACGAGTGGGCTATGGGAGTTATGGGAAGGGAGGAAAGACCCACGCATGACCCATCGCAGCAAGATGCAACGGTAGAAACGAGGTTGGAAAAAATCGAGAGAATGCTGGGAGTTatgggaagggaggaaaaacCCACGTATGACCCATCGCAGCAAGATGCAACGGTAGAAACGAGGTTGGAAAAGATCGAGAGAATGTTGGAGGAATTAatgtag